A window of Streptomyces gilvosporeus contains these coding sequences:
- the ligD gene encoding non-homologous end-joining DNA ligase, giving the protein MAPHMAQPADSGFLPYPEIRPMLATVGPLPAEYEQAAWAFEAKWDGARCIVSTPGDGTLRLVTRAGNDATTTYPELAGLGEQLRGRPAVLDGEVVVLDARGRPDFGLLQRRMGVVNPRRTARLAMEIPVHLVLFDVMHLGQSLLGAPYYERRGILAQLQLRGPNWSVPTYVEGRGQQAWEASLRGGIEGVVAKKLHSPYTPGVRSPEWRKTKHLVTLDVLIGGWTEGHGGLAGLPGAILAGIEEASGLRYVGSVGSGLSDRERRDLAHYLGVIPLGHSPFLNPVDVTGAHWVEPRLIAEITFTGWTSAGRLRHPIWHRLRTDLTRLG; this is encoded by the coding sequence ATGGCCCCGCATATGGCCCAGCCCGCCGACTCCGGGTTCCTCCCGTACCCCGAGATCCGGCCGATGCTGGCCACCGTCGGCCCGCTGCCCGCCGAGTACGAGCAGGCGGCCTGGGCGTTCGAGGCCAAATGGGACGGGGCGCGCTGCATCGTCAGCACGCCGGGGGACGGGACGCTCCGGCTGGTCACCCGGGCCGGCAACGACGCGACCACGACCTATCCCGAACTGGCCGGACTCGGTGAGCAGCTGCGCGGACGGCCCGCGGTGCTGGACGGCGAGGTCGTGGTGCTGGACGCGCGGGGGCGGCCCGACTTCGGGCTGCTCCAGCGTCGGATGGGGGTGGTCAATCCGCGCCGCACGGCCCGGCTGGCCATGGAGATTCCGGTGCATCTCGTCCTGTTCGACGTGATGCATCTGGGGCAGTCGCTGCTCGGCGCACCGTATTACGAGCGCCGCGGGATCCTGGCCCAGTTGCAGCTGCGCGGCCCCAACTGGTCGGTACCCACCTATGTGGAGGGCCGGGGGCAGCAGGCGTGGGAGGCGTCGCTGCGGGGCGGTATCGAGGGGGTGGTGGCCAAGAAGCTGCACTCGCCGTACACGCCGGGCGTACGGTCACCCGAGTGGCGCAAGACCAAGCATCTGGTGACGCTCGATGTGCTCATCGGCGGCTGGACGGAGGGACACGGCGGGCTCGCCGGGCTCCCCGGCGCCATTCTGGCGGGAATCGAGGAGGCGAGCGGGCTGCGGTATGTCGGCTCCGTGGGCTCGGGCCTGTCCGACCGCGAACGACGGGATCTCGCGCACTATCTGGGGGTGATCCCCCTGGGCCACTCCCCTTTCCTCAACCCCGTGGACGTCACCGGCGCCCACTGGGTCGAACCCCGGCTCATCGCCGAGATCACCTTCACCGGCTGGACGTCGGCGGGACGGCTACGGCATCCGATCTGGCACCGGCTGCGCACCGATCTGACGCGGCTGGGCTGA
- a CDS encoding SDR family NAD(P)-dependent oxidoreductase: MSRAVLVTGGSRGIGRAVAERFAAGGDRVALHYGSRREAAEAAFAGLAGSGHVLVQGDVATPDGAAAVVEAAVDGLGGVDVLVNNAAANTAHPLDRTSFEEWQHAWRQIVDVNVLGAAHLSYCAARNMIEREVAGRIVNVGSRGAFRGEPDHPAYGASKAALHAMGQSLAVHLAPYGIAVASVAPGFVGTERVAERITDEVRRQSPFGRVATPQDVAAAVHYLASPDAVWSSGAVLDVNGASHLR, encoded by the coding sequence ATGAGCCGGGCGGTCTTGGTGACGGGCGGTTCGCGGGGGATCGGGCGGGCGGTCGCGGAGCGGTTCGCCGCGGGCGGGGACCGGGTGGCGCTGCACTACGGGTCGCGGCGCGAGGCGGCCGAGGCGGCGTTCGCGGGGCTGGCGGGGAGCGGGCATGTCCTGGTGCAGGGGGATGTCGCGACGCCGGACGGTGCGGCCGCGGTCGTCGAGGCGGCGGTGGACGGGCTCGGCGGCGTCGATGTGCTGGTCAACAATGCCGCGGCGAATACGGCCCACCCGCTGGACCGCACGTCGTTCGAGGAGTGGCAGCACGCCTGGCGGCAGATCGTGGACGTCAATGTGCTGGGCGCGGCGCACCTCAGCTACTGCGCGGCGCGGAACATGATCGAGCGGGAGGTGGCGGGCCGGATCGTCAACGTCGGCTCGCGGGGGGCCTTCCGGGGCGAGCCGGACCATCCGGCGTACGGGGCGTCCAAGGCGGCGCTGCATGCCATGGGCCAGTCGCTGGCGGTGCACCTGGCGCCGTACGGGATCGCCGTCGCCTCGGTGGCGCCCGGCTTCGTGGGCACCGAGCGGGTCGCGGAGCGGATCACCGACGAGGTCCGGCGGCAGAGTCCGTTCGGCCGGGTGGCCACCCCGCAGGACGTGGCGGCCGCCGTGCACTATCTCGCCTCGCCCGATGCGGTCTGGTCCTCCGGCGCGGTGCTGGACGTCAACGGGGCCTCGCATCTGAGGTGA